From one Eptesicus fuscus isolate TK198812 chromosome 21, DD_ASM_mEF_20220401, whole genome shotgun sequence genomic stretch:
- the LOC103297734 gene encoding myelin-associated glycoprotein isoform X1, which produces MALPRLWLGLLSHALMGVTKIPLEENLCTTVPCRLAFPKEPLDNSMIMGYWLNKNVSAPVATNKSNVIIDDHNNGRFHILWNLEERDCTLLIHNVLKRDDATYLSAADLQEQKTAFLRENITLFLSDIPMARASVTLTCTIRSSCIAAKARFLSWKEPATSFNTDGSRNSSVSSSVLHFTPKPKDRGTTLQCYLNFPLSNSTAVRFPVIMPATLLYYVCSLEKIPQCNCSFYGIPTPFVQWLMDGVPVIKKNMSDTFQVTTTITAPWANSTIRFTGKPEEVMSLRCEGKNKYGIQEASIFLVPDESSVPILFVKGLIQGIVYGVIIPALFYFFLVLLLIRFLKWWVKRQIPKEEEALILKKPELLEEPETSKETKDTTSTSWAGEKSLERLEPRPSTSQEAALLRPSTSAL; this is translated from the exons atggCACTACCGCGGTTATGGTTGG GGTTACTTTCTCATGCTTTGATGGGAGTCACGAAGATACCACTGGAAGAGAACCTGTGTACCACAGTCCCTTGCAGATTAGCATTTCCCAAAGAACCTCTGGACAACTCCATGATCATGGGCTACTGGCTCAACAAAAATGTCAGCGCCCCTGTAGCTACCAATAAGTCCAATGTTATCATAGATGATCACAACAATGGGAGATTCCACATTCTTTGGAACCTTGAAGAACGAGACTGTACCCTGCTGATCCACAATGTACTCAAAAGGGACGACGCGACATACTTGTCCGCTGCAGATCTTCAAGAACAAAAGACTGCCTTCCTGAGGGAGAACATCACACTCTTCCTGTCAG ATATTCCTATGGCCAGAGCGTCTGTGACCTTGACCTGCACCATCAGAAGCTCCTGCATAGCAGCCAAAGCCCGTTTCCTCTCCTGGAAAGAGCCTGCCACGTCCTTCAACACCGATGGCTCCAGAAACTCCTCCGTCTCTTCCTCGGTGCTGCACTTCACACCAAAGCCCAAGGACCGTGGCACCACACTGCAGTGCTACTTGAACTTCCCTCTATCTAACTCGACCGCTGTCAGGTTCCCAGTGATCA tgcCCGCCACACTGTTGTATTACGTGTGTTCCTTGGAGAAGATTCCGCAGTGCAACTGCTCTTTCTACGGTATCCCCACACCCTTCGTGCAGTGGCTTATGGACGGTGTTCCTGTGATAAAGAAAAACATGAGTGACACCTTCCAGGTGACGACCACCATAACTGCCCCCTGGGCTAACAGCACCATCAGATTTACTGGGAAGCCGGAAGAAGTCATGAGCCTTCGCTGTGAGGGGAAGAACAAATATGGAATCCAAGAGGCAAGCATCTTCCTGGTACCAG ATGAGAGTTCAGTTCCCATATTGTTCGTGAAAGGGCTGATCCAGGGCATCGTGTATGGAGTCATTATTCCAGCACTATTCTACTTCTTCCTTGTCCTTCTTCT AATCAGGTTTCTTAAGTGGTGGGTGAAGCGTCAAATCCCCAAGGAGGAAGAGGCCCTGATCCTCAAGAAGCCAGAGCTGCTGGAGGAGCCGGAAACGTCCAAGGAGACTAAAGACACAACCTCGACCAGCTGGGCCGGAGAGAAGTCCCTGGAGCGGCTGGAGCCCAGGCCGTCCACCAGCCAGGAGGCTGCACTGCTGCGGCCCTCAACGAGCGCTCTTTAG
- the LOC103297734 gene encoding myelin-associated glycoprotein isoform X2 has product MALPRLWLGLLSHALMGVTKIPLEENLCTTVPCRLAFPKEPLDNSMIMGYWLNKNVSAPVATNKSNVIIDDHNNGRFHILWNLEERDCTLLIHNVLKRDDATYLSAADLQEQKTAFLRENITLFLSDIPMARASVTLTCTIRSSCIAAKARFLSWKEPATSFNTDGSRNSSVSSSVLHFTPKPKDRGTTLQCYLNFPLSNSTAVRFPVIMPATLLYYVCSLEKIPQCNCSFYGIPTPFVQWLMDGVPVIKKNMSDTFQVTTTITAPWANSTIRFTGKPEEVMSLRCEGKNKYGIQEASIFLVPDESSVPILFVKGLIQGIVYGVIIPALFYFFLVLLLFLKWWVKRQIPKEEEALILKKPELLEEPETSKETKDTTSTSWAGEKSLERLEPRPSTSQEAALLRPSTSAL; this is encoded by the exons atggCACTACCGCGGTTATGGTTGG GGTTACTTTCTCATGCTTTGATGGGAGTCACGAAGATACCACTGGAAGAGAACCTGTGTACCACAGTCCCTTGCAGATTAGCATTTCCCAAAGAACCTCTGGACAACTCCATGATCATGGGCTACTGGCTCAACAAAAATGTCAGCGCCCCTGTAGCTACCAATAAGTCCAATGTTATCATAGATGATCACAACAATGGGAGATTCCACATTCTTTGGAACCTTGAAGAACGAGACTGTACCCTGCTGATCCACAATGTACTCAAAAGGGACGACGCGACATACTTGTCCGCTGCAGATCTTCAAGAACAAAAGACTGCCTTCCTGAGGGAGAACATCACACTCTTCCTGTCAG ATATTCCTATGGCCAGAGCGTCTGTGACCTTGACCTGCACCATCAGAAGCTCCTGCATAGCAGCCAAAGCCCGTTTCCTCTCCTGGAAAGAGCCTGCCACGTCCTTCAACACCGATGGCTCCAGAAACTCCTCCGTCTCTTCCTCGGTGCTGCACTTCACACCAAAGCCCAAGGACCGTGGCACCACACTGCAGTGCTACTTGAACTTCCCTCTATCTAACTCGACCGCTGTCAGGTTCCCAGTGATCA tgcCCGCCACACTGTTGTATTACGTGTGTTCCTTGGAGAAGATTCCGCAGTGCAACTGCTCTTTCTACGGTATCCCCACACCCTTCGTGCAGTGGCTTATGGACGGTGTTCCTGTGATAAAGAAAAACATGAGTGACACCTTCCAGGTGACGACCACCATAACTGCCCCCTGGGCTAACAGCACCATCAGATTTACTGGGAAGCCGGAAGAAGTCATGAGCCTTCGCTGTGAGGGGAAGAACAAATATGGAATCCAAGAGGCAAGCATCTTCCTGGTACCAG ATGAGAGTTCAGTTCCCATATTGTTCGTGAAAGGGCTGATCCAGGGCATCGTGTATGGAGTCATTATTCCAGCACTATTCTACTTCTTCCTTGTCCTTCTTCT GTTTCTTAAGTGGTGGGTGAAGCGTCAAATCCCCAAGGAGGAAGAGGCCCTGATCCTCAAGAAGCCAGAGCTGCTGGAGGAGCCGGAAACGTCCAAGGAGACTAAAGACACAACCTCGACCAGCTGGGCCGGAGAGAAGTCCCTGGAGCGGCTGGAGCCCAGGCCGTCCACCAGCCAGGAGGCTGCACTGCTGCGGCCCTCAACGAGCGCTCTTTAG
- the SIGLECL1 gene encoding SIGLEC family-like protein 1 isoform X2 — MLQMVVPPKGLEPAELVSSSCSLKKMLQCSCSFHGVPAPYVRWWLKGDVIGIDNPQVTSTILAPWSNTTISLTEMPEMGTHLLCEGKNEYGNHAMNIILMSIKSPLATQSFINGLFQGLVYGVIATTLLFLCLTPCMTHYPKLPGKSKIIWG, encoded by the exons ATGCTGCAGATGGTGGTGCCGCCCAAAGGTCTGG aacCTGCGGAGCTGGTCTCTTCCTCTTGCTCTTTGAAGAAGATGCTGCAGTGCAGCTGCTCCTTCCACGGGGTTCCCGCACCCTATGTGCGGTGGTGGTTGAAAGGTGATGTCATCGGAATAGACAACCCCCAGGTGACTTCTACCATCCTTGCCCCCTGGAGCAACACCACCATCAGCCTGACCGAGATGCCAGAAATGGGCACACACCTTCTCTGTGAGGGGAAGAACGAATATGGAAACCATGCTATGAATATCATACTGATGTCAA TAAAGAGTCCTTTGGCTACCCAGAGTTTCATCAACGGGCTCTTCCAGGGCCTTGTCTATGGAGTCATTGCAACTACACTGCTCTTTCTCTGCCTCACCCCATGCAT GACACATTATCCTAAACTTCCAGGAAAAAGCAAGATAATTTGGGGCTGA
- the SIGLECL1 gene encoding SIGLEC family-like protein 1 isoform X1, with protein MLQMVVPPKGLEPAELVSSSCSLKKMLQCSCSFHGVPAPYVRWWLKGDVIGIDNPQVTSTILAPWSNTTISLTEMPEMGTHLLCEGKNEYGNHAMNIILMSIKSPLATQSFINGLFQGLVYGVIATTLLFLCLTPCIMGHIRKTLSKIIAVIKAERSPSEPNMALNPEEPEKSTIMPSSGSKSVDTLS; from the exons ATGCTGCAGATGGTGGTGCCGCCCAAAGGTCTGG aacCTGCGGAGCTGGTCTCTTCCTCTTGCTCTTTGAAGAAGATGCTGCAGTGCAGCTGCTCCTTCCACGGGGTTCCCGCACCCTATGTGCGGTGGTGGTTGAAAGGTGATGTCATCGGAATAGACAACCCCCAGGTGACTTCTACCATCCTTGCCCCCTGGAGCAACACCACCATCAGCCTGACCGAGATGCCAGAAATGGGCACACACCTTCTCTGTGAGGGGAAGAACGAATATGGAAACCATGCTATGAATATCATACTGATGTCAA TAAAGAGTCCTTTGGCTACCCAGAGTTTCATCAACGGGCTCTTCCAGGGCCTTGTCTATGGAGTCATTGCAACTACACTGCTCTTTCTCTGCCTCACCCCATGCAT AATGGGCCACATCAGAAAGACATTGTCAAAGATAATTGCAGTGATCAAGGCCGAAAGGAGCCCGTCAGAACCCAACATGGCTCTGAATCCTGAGGAACCAGAAAAATCCACAATCATGCCGTCTTCTGGGAGCAAGAGTGTG GACACATTATCCTAA